TAGTTATTCAGTAACCTCGCCCAAACCAAACGCTCTCGGAGCAACAGAACAGTGTGCTTTCATGaatctttcattttcaagaTGTCCTTTGTGTTGTTCTCTGTCCACGTCCCAACTCTTTGCGGCTGTAATGACCCAACTTACCCTCAGGATCAGTGAAGTTAATCTAATCTTTTTCCTAATGCACTGTTTGTTGCTGCTCAAAGATCAAGTAATTAAATCTGAGCTTTGGAGGTTTAACCTGACATCAAACACTGGGGCATCTCCCTGAAACTTAAGGGACTCAAAGAGCCAAAACACACCATAGGCAACAAACAATGCTTGACATAAAAGTTAAATCGGTGGATTGGTggataaatgttttatgaattgACAACATTAGCATCAATATTTCCCATGAAAGCAGCAGATACAGTCTGTGCTTTCAGAGCAGCGTATTGGAGAATTCACATCCTGTTGTATGCTACTCTCGACATTTTGACAGGTCACTTTACACGGTCTGTGGcaatgaggaagaaaaaggacTTTGCTCAAACCGTGTGCAGGTCTTGTGATCCGTCGGGCTGGCATCTGATAGACACCGACTGACATCTGTGAGGTGAGGATTCCATTCAaaaccttcttctttttaatcgCTTAcccaaaatatgaattatttatagATTTAGAGGTTAACACACTCTTTTGCTTTGCTGGTAaattgtatgtgtatgtcttCCAAATCATTATACATTGCTATATATCTCATTAATTCCAGGCTCTGCATGATTGATGGTATAACCTACCATTTCCATGAGTTAATGGGGAAATATTTTGCTTCAGTACATAAAACGCTCACTATTGGCAATGGTGAGAGTAAATTCATTGCTGGGCTTAAAGAGTCAACAGAATATGGCACCCAGAGCCTGCTGATCTAATGTATCACAGGAACGGAGATAATGTCATTGATTGTCCGTCATGTTTACTAGGCGATATAGTTTACTTTACCATCTGTGAGCCGCTGCTGCGTGACTTGTCATGGAATGGAAGAGCAACCTGAGGCGCACCCAGTCACTGAGGAGCGTCCCCCTGGCATGTGACAAGCCGAACGGGACAGCGGCAGGACTGCGGGACAAGAAAGTATCTGTGTCCCAACTAGTCTCTCGGTGAAAGAAACATCATCTGTCTCACTCTTATCTAATCTGTAACCACATCGAACCACACCCTCAACATAACCTTCTACACTCAGATTGTTAGCAGACTATTGACGTGGCTTTTGTGTGAATACCAGGTATCAAACTACAGTGGAAGTGAGTGTATCAACTCAAGCAAAGTCGGTAAATAATGGTGAAGCTAAGCCAAAGCAAGTGTTAAAAGAGGTAAGCTCCTTCTTTAGCTGTttacacatttcacaaacaaagcgtaggaaaaaaaatcaatgcagccGCTTGCaaacatgtatgtgtatatgtgatTGACAGATAACACCATCTCTGCTGGAGGGTGAAGAGACTCCTCTGGCATCTCTGACGAGGAGAAATGACGAGAGGGAACAGGAACGGTCCCAAGCCACACCCGGTTTAACACGCAGCAGGTCGATGGGGAGCCTTCAAAACAGTGCCGGCTCCATAGGGGCCCTGAAGGCTCGGTTTGAGTCAAAGGCCTCCGCTCAAAACGAGCTGAGGAGCGGTTTCAGGGCTGCCAATTTCACGTCACCTCACAAGGCAGAAGATATTATGCCCGTGATGAATGGCATAATATCTTCTGTTCCCCTGAAGAGGTCTTCGGGGGAGCAGAAACCAAAAATTCCTGCAGATGCACCAGTTAGTGACGCTAACACTGACGCAAAAGAGGATCGTGCGACTCGCAAGGTAGATCCAATTACTAGCCTAAAGGTGCAACTTTGGGCCAAGTTTGAAGaattttctatttctatcaCTGATCAGACTAGAACTTTGACATCAGAAAACATCGGTCATTTACTGTATTCTTGAAACCATCATGTCTTTCTATCAAATCCATTATGTAACTTCCAAAGTTAGGATCAAGAATGCATGTTGTCATATGGAAAGATACACATCTGCTTAGTACCAATGGACAATTTGTTATTTCTCTGTCAAGGTTGTGGATCAGACCCGAaaagtgaggagaaaaacaataGGGGGCGTTGATTTTGAAGGAATTACAGCCTTTCAAGCTGGTGAGTACAATTTTACTAACTTTAATAACATcctagatggaaaaaaaaaacatcatcacgGTGTGGGAACTGTAACTAGCATCATGCCCTTCGGGCCGtgataaggcaaaaaaaaatattcagaaatacGTCCGATGACAACAAACCTCTCAGATGAAAAGGATATTAGACTGACGTAGTAACACAAATACAAGAGAATAAAAATGTTCCATGTCTTTAATttcctttaaataaatatagaattcGGTGCTAATTATAGAAAATTGAAgccattttcaacaaaaaacacaaacaagttctCTTGTAAACATTCCCTGGAAAGCTGCGTGTCTCTTAGACCTGTGACTCGGGTCAGAGCTGTGGACGGTGTGAACGAAGGGGAGGGGTTGAAATGGAGATGAATCTCATCCGCACAGTGACTTTGCAAAAAGCCGTGAGTGACTCGAGCTGCTGTGGACCTAGCAGGCCACTCCAGAGCAGGACGGAAATAGCCGGCATGCTACAAGTCGGGAATAAGTGCAGGAGGGTGAAAGGGTCAGCTGTCACTGGGGTAGGAATgagacaggggagagggagcgacTGAGAGCGGCAGAGGCTGCGTCACCAGACAAAcccacagcagcaacatcagTTAGACCAATATGCATTCCCACACACTTTAAGGAAAtgagaagacagacaggacaAGGGGGATTGAAGGCAGTTGACTTTCTGTGAGtacatgtttgtattttcactGAATGCTGCAACCTTAGAATAATGTCTGTCAGCTGACGAACCCTAACCCTTGCCCGTTTTATCTGCATGTCATACGGCTTGTTCAGGGTCTTAAACCTCGGTTCTTGGTGTTGCCGTGTTTTCCTAGATTGGCGATTTTAAGAGGTGATATGTGTTTACTCTAGCTTTTCTAGGCTTTGTCAACAGAAGccacagtgatttgtttgtcCTTTAAAcgctcagtgtgtgtcagtggagtcAGGTATCTGTCCCGCTCCACCACAAGTGGTACATTTATAACTCAACCACATGGCAGCTGTTAAACATCAGCGAAGAAAGAGCGACTACTTGTGacacaaaatgaattattaacaaacacactgtcTGGGGATATGGATGTGGGCATAGAAATCAGCTGCTTCACGTTAAAAAGGTTAAAATTCTCTCAGTCATATGATGTCTTGACAGTCTCCAAAAGTTATCAGTGTTTTACTTTGACACAAGGCAGCTGTCTATTTGACCACTTATGTCATCTAGTAAACAAAGcaacagcttttcttttttttttacttcactctGAATCCCATTCAACAAATTTAATGACATCTTCTTATCACCATGTACTAAAGACATGATTAATTTTGTAGATATCCTTATTCTTCTCTCTTATATGGTTGAGAATGTTTATGATTAATGGTAATTATATAAGGTATACAGCATGCATATTCTGTTCCTTGATTTAGATCTGGAACTATTTATTGCGGTGCACCTCAAATACAGGAAATGTGAGGGATGTTTAAGATTGGGTGTGATATGATGTAAGTTGTAATGTGCAACTTCTCAGTGTCCCATATTGTGGATTTGGACATTTAATGTGTAGTTATACAGACAAAACTGCCCGTTTGCTCCTGCTTTACCCACAGCCCTGCGTTAAGTTTACAGTTAAGGctagaataagaaaaaaaaactgtcttacGATAACATTGTCAATTTTACACATTGAAACTGCTGTGTCTCATATCTTTGcagatgaaaagaggaggacAGTTGCTGACTTCAGAGACAGCTCCTTCAATCAAACCAAGGAGACACTGTGTGTCTCGGTCAAAGTGTTGTCTGCCCTGTACCTGTCAAAGGTGGCACCTCAGGAACCAACACACAGCCCTTCAAAACAGGTAAACACTTGTCTGTTCATTATGTgcgctcttcttttctttcagagcAAAGTATACATTGTTAATATTCTTGGTGTTGCCTAAAAA
This window of the Scophthalmus maximus strain ysfricsl-2021 chromosome 21, ASM2237912v1, whole genome shotgun sequence genome carries:
- the LOC118291235 gene encoding LIM domain-containing protein isoform X4, which codes for MEWKSNLRRTQSLRSVPLACDKPNGTAAGLRDKKVSVSQLVSRYQTTVEVSVSTQAKSVNNGEAKPKQVLKEITPSLLEGEETPLASLTRRNDEREQERSQATPGLTRSRSMGSLQNSAGSIGALKARFESKASAQNELRSGFRAANFTSPHKAEDIMPVMNGIISSVPLKRSSGEQKPKIPADAPVSDANTDAKEDRATRKVVDQTRKVRRKTIGGVDFEGITAFQADEKRRTVADFRDSSFNQTKETLCVSVKVLSALYLSKVAPQEPTHSPSKQFQPTCREMCSGCLKPVYPMEKITADKYIFHKTCFVCKQCKKKLSMYNYTPLHGEFYCIFHYQQLFRRKGNYDEGFGHAQHKNQWLQRNTPDVVHDESEA
- the LOC118291235 gene encoding LIM domain-containing protein isoform X3, whose protein sequence is MEWKSNLRRTQSLRSVPLACDKPNGTAAGLRDKKVSVSQLVSRYQTTVEVSVSTQAKSVNNGEAKPKQVLKEITPSLLEGEETPLASLTRRNDEREQERSQATPGLTRSRSMGSLQNSAGSIGALKARFESKASAQNELRSGFRAANFTSPHKAEDIMPVMNGIISSVPLKRSSGEQKPKIPADAPVSDANTDAKEDRATRKVVDQTRKVRRKTIGGVDFEGITAFQADEKRRTVADFRDSSFNQTKETLCVSVKVLSALYLSKVAPQEPTHSPSKQGQDQSSESRKIVKITKFQPTCREMCSGCLKPVYPMEKITADKYIFHKTCFVCKQCKKKLSMYNYTPLHGEFYCIFHYQQLFRRKGNYDEGFGHAQHKNQWLQRNTPDVVHDESEA